GAGTTATTGAAACTAAATTTTTCAAAGGGCACTCGGTCATGGATTCAAATTCTTCAATCAATTCCTGCAATTTAGAGTTTCTACATGACCTCCCACCACGACAACCAGACCCCCCAGATTGGGAACAATTCAGTTTctataaaataacaacactccCAGCAGATCCGGTCGATTACATTAACGATCTCCTGACTACATTAGGGGAGAAGGAGTACCACATTTCAAATATTGATAGGGAAAAACGTGTTTTGGAGGAACGAAACATAATAATGAAGGAGAAGATATTGCGGCTAGAGGCAGAGCTTGCCGAGAAGTCAAATAATTTACAAGAAATGACACGGGATGCTTCGTACTCGAAGGACGAGTGGATGGAAGATTATGAAAGGCTTTCCGAAGCAGTGCTGCAACTTAAAACAGAGTCAATTACTAGGTACCAAGAATACCTAGATGAGAGATTGAATAATATTGTGGGCCGTGAACTCTCCAATTTGAGGTGGAAGAGGATGACCAGTACCTGAGTTAGTAGCTTAATCTATTACTTGTTATGTTCATTGTTTCCTTAAAGTAAATGTAAGTTATGATTTTTAATCTTTCGTTGCCTCTGTTATTTCCAAAGTTGCtgacatttttttaaaatgtttgttTGTAAGTTGGCCTtctaaattatatttaattaaattttattttcctttgttATTTATGGACTCATCACACTTTTTTTGACATtaactttgaaaatattttacTTTCACTATCGAAATGAAATTGAGTGTATCTGTTTACTAGTATATTGATAGGACAGGACAATTTCGGGAGCCCATAATGAGAACTGTTCTTCACATTACCCCATAAGAAGGAAAGGTGAGTCTATTTTTAGGGTGGGTGGATGTAGTATTATTAAGCTCATGCTCTTCTAAGATATGTCAGAATAAAAGAAACAAATATTGTAATAATGGCCAATATCTTGTACGAAGGCTCTGTTTTACCTGTTCCGTTTTTACTAAAAAAGTTGACTTCAATGGTTTTTGTATATCATGTTACCTCATACACACGACCTCAATGATGGTggtcattaaaaaataatttttttgtaatttattttttgtgCTATTCATTGAAATTGAGCGTCGGCCGTATAAACCCAAAAATCCATATTTTAACTGCATCTTCACCAACTCTTAAAGATCATCACTTTCCCACATTTGGGTATTATAGTTTTTATGTAATTCAACTTTTCTCGTGGCGCATACACCATTTACAGAAATGGCTAGGAATACCCATTTGACACATTGATTAAACATGTGTACCCTTTTTCAAATAAATCTTAATTTTTGAAGAGACAATTCAAAAACTACCCTCATTACTAACTtgataaagaaagaaaaacatgTTGTTTTTCATTGAATCACAAAGTTCACAAACTAGTTAGTCTTTAATCATCAGTTTAAACAAATTTGTAAACAATGAGTttactattttagaaattttCCAACCGAAAtcgtaaaacaaaaaatacataaaCAAGGTATTAAGTATTTTTTCAAGTAAATTGTTAAAATTCAGATTAACCGTCAAGCTTTTAGTTTAACACAATTGCATAGGAAAATATTGGTTTCTTGTAAACTGTAAACAATGAGTTTActctttaatatttttttcaataacACTGTAAACAATAAGTTTACATTTCAAAGAAAATAGAGATTCAcaatatttaaagaaaaaataattagtcAATGAATGTATCTGTGTTCTGCTAGGGAAGAAGATgtataaaattcaaaattaatacaTTCATTCAATTAATGATTCATTCAAGTACTCCCCTTTTTAGTAAACAATTTTAATATTTACATGATACAATTTGATTTTTTGAAAGAAACAGTAGTATAACATAAGCAACGCATGTCATTAATTTTAGTTGACAACCATACTCATGAACTTGAAGCAATCATTATGTTGCCAGAGCCTATTAACCGTTAACGTATATCATGGAAGAACGTTCAAAATTTCCTTGTTGAAGTACTTCCTCCTTATTCACTCTCCTAATGTCAGATTCTCTTAGTAATCTCTGGTTCtgtaacaataaaaaaatttataaactaaaaaaaaaaagagccaaATTATTTTGTAGCTAACTTAAATCTCTGCTATGTACAAGTCAACCCACCTGTTTCCCCAAGAATTATGTAATATTACAAAAACATCAGTACAACATACAGAAGGATATATACCACAAACCATATTTAATATGGTTGCAGTAGTGCATTTAAGTAAAATTACAAGCAAGGTATTTTTTGGGATGTTGGAGCCTACCTTTACCTCCACAACAATTTCAAATTCCCAGCAAGTAGTCCTCAAAGCAAGTGGATGCACTACACATTCAACATATATGTAAATTAGTTCCATTATTGGTACGAAATAAGGAAAAAAACATGAATTGGAGTAATTATACAAACCAAATGATTAGAAATATGAACAATGAAGACTAGGAATCAGGTTGTATCAATTACCACTTTAATTTTGGAGCCTGCATCTGCAAAAGCTAGTTTCCTGAACTTTTAACATTTAAGCCAGGCTATTATCGTGGTCCTCACCGATTTCGGGTGTTAAAATCTATACAATTTATCTATTCTAATGTATAGAAACTTCTTAGCAAATTGAGCGTGTTCACAAATCAGTTAAAGTAGTGAGAGAGTGCAAATGAATGTACTGAGCTCCTATTAAGTGTTCGCACTAACGTAATATATGTGATACGCTACGTAAGAAAAGTGCAAGTTCACGTAAAACGAGAAATAGAGTGTGAAAATTGACAGTTCAAGTACATGACCATCTTTCCAGCAAATATAAAGGACAGGATTATGTTTTGCATTTTTGAGCAGTACACATAACAGAGATCGGGTTTTTACTAATATGGTTGATGGATACTCGCATTATATGTCCCAATAATGCCTTCCTATTTAAGAGTGAATAATCAAAAAATAAACCACATAACACACATTAATGTGAGAAGCATGCATGCCCAACTATTGTATAGTCACAAAGAAATTAATAGTGTAATAGCTAATTGGTCTAAACATGGCATGGTAGTATGAAGACAAAATATGTAAATACAAGTTTAGTTCATTGACTTCCTCTTTTTTCTCATTCCGCGCTTCGACCAGTGTTGCTGTCTAGACTTTTTTGTTGAAAGCGTTGGAGGCGAAGCATCACGTCTTGGGGGAAGACACTTACCTTCTTTTAAGGTTGATGATTCACCACCTTTGCTTGAACAAACTCCATAATAAGCGGTTGCATCATGCATCACATCCCAAAATAGGCCGTTGGATTCCGATAAGACAATATCAATTGCAAATCGGAATCTCTCATTATGGTCGACTATCTGCAAAGTAGAAGCAGGCAAGCATACATTTAAGAAAGTAACGCGGTATTCTAAACACAGTGCATAGGTTGTTTaaccaaaaattaaaatataaggTCAAGACACCTACATAGGTCGAGGGAGGAGATTGTCCGGATGCAATGTACTCCATAAACCTCatgacaaaaataccacaatcatGTCCATTGTCCTATTGCGGGAGTTTTCCGGCAGGCACTATATTGAAAACTTCAAAAACAGGTCGGCCAGAATGCACATCATCCATCGTCCTCAACAGCAACTTATCAAGCTTCTTCAACTGTAATAAGAATTAAATAGTACATATACTTTATCCATTATTTAACATCAATAATATTAAATTGACAAGACACGCATACTAGTGTGCTAAGCATATGTATCCTGTGCCTTTTTGCGCGTGCAGTGGACATGGAGTCCCAATACGATGCAGAGGAACTCTTAATGTCCAATACAGCCAGTGTCCAGTGATTGTATTCGATGTCCTTCATAGGCACTAGGATCTAAGTTAACTCATACCCAAAAACAGATGATTAGATAAGTGAATTattcaaagaaaataaataacttGCATAAGGAAGGCTTGGAATACCTTTTCGGCATTATTTAGAACCAAAGTAACATCGGCAGGTACACCAAGAAAACCAAAATCCCCCGTCTCCCAAAATTTCCGACCATGACCACTTTCCTATTATTAGATTAATAGAAAATGAGCAACTACTAACTACGTTATCAATGTTCAACTGAGGCAATCAAACATACGTTACAACTTACCAAATTGGGATGAAAGGTGGGCAAAATTAGAGTTCTCATATCCTCCATTTTGTCACACTTCTCTTTATGTGTAAATCGTAGTACATGAGCAAAAGCATCAATAATCTGCAAAACATAATTAAGTATAAAGCCATTTATCCAAACCCACCTTATCCAACAAATGTAAGGCGTAACCCTTCATAAGATACTTTGGGCATCCTAATAAAAGTGAACTATGTACAAACTGGGTACTTACCTTCATGTCCACATGAGCTTCAGGCCTAAGGCTCCTAAAGTACCAACGTTCCAACTTTGCCATTGGATTTACTACCAACACCTCACTGAAAATTACGGGGTTGAAAAATGTAAAAAGAGTAAACCTAACAACATCAATATTTTCAATGTAGAAATTCTGTCAGACATAAAAAATGGTTGATTTAAGATGGGAAAGTATCACATACGTCAAAGACAAACTGAAGTCAAAAATGAAAAGTGCGATTTCGAAACTCGCCAGGGGCAAGGGCCTCCGCAATTTGAATGCTCCAATTTGGTAGTAATTGCTTTCATTGTATGTGTGAATCATATTCTGAAACAAGTTGTCCAATTTGCAGAGCTCCTTCTCTCTCCTTAGAGTGGGAGGATCGATCTTCTCATTATCATCTTCCTCTATTTCATGTACAACATGATCAACCGTAATCCCTGGGATACTAGGTTCATGAGTCATGACTTCATCCACAATATCCTTCTCCTTCCCTTTCTCcacctccttcttttctttctcagGAGGTCTAACTTTAGCAAGAGATTCGTTAAAATCCTTGTCCATTTCAACCATGGTCTTCCCATTCTCTTAATTAGATGGTTCACAGGAAAAAGCATTTGGGTCAGTGTTTGCTGGGACCTCATTGAACAACTCCTTTCGTGGTGAAaatgttaattcaaaattaatgaagTCATGCTTCACTTCCCCCAGGTTGCTTTCGTTGAAGGAGGATGAGTAGTTTCCATTAGAAGGTTCATTCCGAAATCCTATACCGCACTCCAACAACATTGGGTCATTCCTAATCGAAAGCTTCTCCAATATCCTATTCTCATCCATTTTCATGTTTGCTAGGATAGGGTCATTAATTAATATGGCTGAATCCCGAGGCTCCTCTCCCTTACTATACTTGGGAACACCACCACCACGCACCCTTGAATTGATTCCGCCGCTCAAACTCCTACGTAATCGTTTGAATtccttggccatttgcaactTCAAATCCtcatgaaattttaccatttcTATTTCCTTTTCAATCATTTTGTTCTCAATCGATTCAACCTTATCACACAAAGAGGCGAGCGTGGCAGGCATCTTCGATGCTGCAGCACCGTCCTGCAACTCTATCATTGGAATCTGAAAAACATGGGAAAATTTtattaattcaaccaaacaaaatatttcGAAAACAAGAAATAATTATTTACATAATCATATACTTACTTTATTTGATTCAAACCCCCCATGCTCCTGTACCCAATCCAGTATAGCCTTGAAATCATCGTCAGACCACACATTTAAAGGGCAGAGGGATCTATCAACATATCCTTCCTTCCAAACAACGTGATGACAGTAAAATAACTACAACATGCACAAACATAAATTGTTATACGATGGTGTCTCATAAAACAATTACAATTGCTAAGTGTAAAGAACATGTACCTGTAAAAAATATATGCATCCTCCGACAAACATGCCTTTGTTTTTCTGATGCCGTCGAAGGGCCTTCCATAGATAATTGTACGACAGTGATGCCCAGTTAACACGACAAACCGCTGTAATGTCATTTATGGCCTTTATAGGATCCTCCACTTCGCGAGCAACATTTACAGACGTATTAGGCATCAAGAATACAGAGACAATAAAGAGCAAGAAGTCTCGAACGAAGGACATGTCCGCCGATTGACCTGTTATCAATTTCTCCTCTAGAACTTGCACAGCAGTGCTTTCAACCTTCTTTTTCGAATGCTTCTTCTTGCTACCATGAAATAAATTTTCAACACCATCCTTAACACCAATCGTAGCACCAAATATTTGACTGTTCAATTTAAATTGTTTCCCATGAACCTCCAAAGACCCGTCCTGGGTGTTGAACCGAGAAAACAACCATGTCACTAGATTCCTTCTTACGACACAATCTTTCATCCCCAAAAGTGCCCCAAA
The genomic region above belongs to Humulus lupulus chromosome 1, drHumLupu1.1, whole genome shotgun sequence and contains:
- the LOC133819342 gene encoding uncharacterized protein LOC133819342, producing the protein MAEAKKLDYRCSPRRVFSVISKLNGDQKEVVKQMGFGALLGMKDCVVRRNLVTWLFSRFNTQDGSLEVHGKQFKLNSQIFGATIGVKDGVENLFHGSKKKHSKKKVESTAVQVLEEKLITGQSADMSFVRDFLLFIVSVFLMPNTSVNVAREVEDPIKAINDITAVCRVNWASLSYNYLWKALRRHQKNKGMFVGGCIYFLQLFYCHHVVWKEGYVDRSLCPLNVWSDDDFKAILDWVQEHGGFESNKIPMIELQDGAAASKMPATLASLCDKVESIENKMIEKEIEMVKFHEDLKLQMAKEFKRLRRSLSGGINSRVRGGGVPKYSKGEEPRDSAILINDPILANMKMDENRILEKLSIRNDPMLLECGIGFRNEPSNGNYSSSFNESNLGEVKHDFINFELTFSPRKELFNEVPANTDPNAFSCEPSN